From Ancylobacter pratisalsi, one genomic window encodes:
- a CDS encoding DMT family protein: protein MTSLLSPALLPIFLLFASNVFMTFAWYGHLKHTSAPLLIAIVASWGIALFEYCLAVPANRYGSMVYSTAELKTMQEVITLIVFAGFSVLWLKEPLHWNHLIGFAFIAVGAYFIFQKW from the coding sequence ATGACCTCGCTGCTGTCGCCGGCCCTGCTGCCGATCTTCCTGCTGTTCGCCTCGAACGTGTTCATGACGTTCGCGTGGTACGGCCACCTCAAGCACACCTCGGCGCCGCTGCTGATCGCGATCGTCGCCAGCTGGGGTATCGCTCTGTTCGAATACTGCCTCGCCGTGCCGGCCAACCGGTACGGCTCGATGGTCTATTCGACGGCGGAGCTGAAGACGATGCAGGAGGTGATCACCCTCATCGTGTTCGCCGGCTTCTCGGTGCTGTGGCTGAAGGAGCCGCTGCACTGGAATCACCTGATTGGCTTCGCCTTCATCGCGGTGGGCGCCTATTTCATCTTTCAGAAGTGGTGA
- a CDS encoding PQQ-dependent sugar dehydrogenase produces MRDPIALRSADLRTVSRLTFLAGAFALLFGAVPAPAQESVTVNSSAGPLTVETVAGGLDHPWSLAFLPDGRMLVTERSGKLRIVRRSGTVSAPVAGLPPVYARGQGGLLDVVLAPDFDMSRMVYFSYAEPREGSSGTSVARGKLVEDAGSARLDNVEVIFRQQHAVGGSAHYGSRLVFARDGTLFVTLGDRFSERDQAQRLSNHLGKIVRIRPDGSAPQDNPFAKLANARPEIWSYGHRNVQGAALDPQTGRLWTIEHGARGGDELNHPEAGKNYGWPVITYGRDYSGLSIGEGTQKDGMEPPVKYWDPSIAPSGLAFYTGDLIAPWKGDLFTGALAGQRLVRLRLDPAREHVVGEEVLLGDFGERIRDVRQGPDGALWLLTDNAPGRLLRLAPAD; encoded by the coding sequence ATGCGCGACCCGATCGCATTGCGGAGCGCAGATTTGAGGACCGTTTCCCGTCTCACCTTCCTCGCCGGCGCCTTCGCCCTTCTCTTTGGCGCGGTCCCGGCCCCGGCGCAGGAAAGCGTGACGGTGAACAGTTCCGCCGGGCCACTGACGGTGGAAACCGTCGCCGGCGGGCTCGATCATCCCTGGTCGCTCGCCTTCCTCCCGGACGGACGCATGCTGGTGACCGAGCGCAGCGGAAAGCTGCGCATCGTCCGCCGCAGCGGCACCGTCTCGGCACCCGTCGCCGGCCTGCCGCCGGTCTATGCCCGCGGCCAGGGCGGCCTGCTCGACGTGGTGCTCGCGCCCGACTTCGACATGAGTCGAATGGTCTATTTCTCCTATGCGGAACCGCGCGAAGGCTCGTCCGGCACCAGCGTCGCGCGCGGCAAGCTGGTGGAGGACGCGGGCAGCGCCCGGCTCGACAATGTGGAGGTGATCTTCCGCCAGCAGCACGCCGTGGGCGGCAGCGCGCATTACGGCTCGCGCCTCGTCTTCGCCCGCGACGGCACGCTCTTCGTCACCCTTGGCGACCGCTTCAGCGAGCGTGACCAGGCCCAGCGGCTCTCCAACCATCTCGGCAAGATCGTGCGCATCCGGCCGGACGGCAGCGCGCCGCAGGACAACCCGTTCGCCAAGCTGGCGAATGCGCGGCCGGAAATCTGGAGCTACGGCCACCGCAATGTGCAGGGCGCCGCGCTCGACCCGCAGACGGGGCGGCTGTGGACCATCGAGCATGGCGCGCGCGGGGGCGACGAGCTGAACCATCCCGAGGCCGGAAAGAACTATGGCTGGCCGGTCATCACCTATGGGCGCGACTATAGCGGCCTCTCCATCGGCGAAGGCACCCAGAAGGACGGCATGGAGCCGCCGGTGAAGTACTGGGACCCTTCCATCGCGCCGTCGGGACTGGCCTTCTACACCGGCGACCTGATCGCGCCGTGGAAGGGCGACCTGTTCACGGGCGCGCTTGCCGGACAGCGGCTGGTGCGGCTGCGGCTGGACCCGGCGCGTGAGCATGTGGTCGGGGAGGAAGTGCTGCTGGGTGACTTCGGCGAGCGCATCCGCGATGTCCGCCAGGGCCCGGACGGGGCGCTGTGGCTGCTCACCGACAACGCGCCCGGGCGCCTGCTGCGCCTCGCCCCGGCGGACTGA